One genomic window of Streptomyces sp. NBC_01276 includes the following:
- the purM gene encoding phosphoribosylformylglycinamidine cyclo-ligase: MTEKTTGASYAAAGVDIEAGDRAVELMKEWVKKTQRPEVLGGLGGFAGLFDASALKRYERPLLASATDGVGTKVDIARQMGVYDTIGHDLVAMVMDDIVVCGAEPLFMTDYICVGKVHPERVAAIVKGIAEGCVLAGCALVGGETAEHPGLLGPDDFDVAGAGTGVVEYDRLLGADRIRTGDAVIAMASSGLHSNGYSLVRHVLFDRAGMSLDQHVEELGRTLGEELLEPTKIYSLDCLALTRTAEVHAYSHITGGGLAANLARVIPDHLHATVDRSTWTPGAVFDLVGKAGSVERLELEKTLNMGVGMMAVVPQESVDVALATLADRGVDAWVAGEILDRGDHAEGATLTGSYAV, translated from the coding sequence ATGACAGAGAAGACCACCGGTGCCAGCTACGCAGCCGCGGGCGTGGACATCGAAGCGGGCGACCGCGCCGTCGAGCTGATGAAGGAGTGGGTGAAGAAGACGCAGCGCCCCGAGGTCCTCGGCGGCCTCGGCGGCTTCGCCGGCCTCTTCGACGCCTCCGCCCTCAAGCGCTACGAGCGCCCGCTGCTGGCCTCGGCCACCGACGGGGTGGGCACCAAGGTCGACATCGCCCGCCAGATGGGCGTGTACGACACGATCGGCCACGACCTGGTCGCGATGGTCATGGACGACATCGTCGTCTGCGGCGCCGAGCCGCTCTTCATGACGGACTACATCTGCGTCGGCAAGGTGCACCCCGAGCGTGTCGCGGCGATCGTGAAGGGCATCGCCGAGGGCTGCGTCCTCGCCGGCTGCGCCCTGGTCGGCGGCGAGACCGCCGAGCACCCGGGCCTGCTCGGCCCGGACGACTTCGACGTCGCGGGCGCCGGCACCGGCGTCGTCGAGTACGACCGCCTGCTGGGCGCCGATCGCATCCGTACGGGTGACGCCGTCATCGCGATGGCTTCGTCCGGCCTTCACTCGAACGGGTACTCGCTCGTCCGCCACGTCCTCTTCGACCGGGCCGGGATGTCCCTGGACCAGCACGTCGAGGAGCTCGGCCGGACCCTCGGCGAGGAGCTGCTGGAGCCGACCAAGATCTACTCGCTGGACTGCCTGGCGCTCACCCGCACGGCCGAGGTCCACGCCTACTCGCACATCACCGGCGGCGGCCTCGCGGCGAACCTGGCCCGGGTCATCCCGGACCACCTGCACGCCACCGTCGACCGCTCCACCTGGACCCCGGGTGCGGTCTTCGACCTGGTCGGCAAGGCCGGATCGGTCGAGCGGCTGGAGCTGGAGAAGACCCTCAACATGGGCGTCGGCATGATGGCCGTGGTCCCGCAGGAGTCGGTGGACGTGGCCCTGGCCACCCTCGCGGACCGGGGCGTCGACGCGTGGGTCGCCGGCGAGATCCTCGACCGGGGCGACCACGCCGAGGGCGCGACCCTCACCGGCTCGTACGCGGTCTGA
- the purF gene encoding amidophosphoribosyltransferase, whose amino-acid sequence MPRGDGRLNHDLLPGEKGPQDACGVFGVWAPGEEVAKLTYFGLYALQHRGQESAGIAVSNGSQILVFKDMGLVSQVFDETSLGSLQGHIAVGHARYSTTGASVWENAQPTFRATAHGSIALGHNGNLVNTAELAEMVADLPRQDGRATQVAATNDTDLVTALLAGQTDDDGKPLTIEESAAKVLPQVKGAFSLVFMDEGTLYTARDPQGIRPLVLGRLERGWVVASETAALDICGASFVREVEPGELIAIDENGLRTSRFAEAKPKGCVFEYVYLARPDTDIAGRNVYLSRVEMGRRLAKEAPVDADLVIATPESGTPAAVGYAEASGIPYGSGLVKNAYVGRTFIQPSQTIRQLGIRLKLNPLKEVIRGKRLVVVDDSIVRGNTQRALVKMLREAGAAEVHIRISSPPVKWPCFFGIDFATRAELIANGMTVDEIATSLGADSLSYISLDAMVEATTIQKPNLCRACFDGEYPMELPDPQLLGKQLLESELAGGTDAADALRRP is encoded by the coding sequence GTGCCTCGTGGTGATGGACGACTCAACCACGACCTGCTCCCCGGCGAGAAGGGCCCCCAGGACGCTTGCGGCGTCTTCGGTGTCTGGGCTCCGGGTGAAGAGGTCGCCAAGCTCACCTACTTCGGACTGTATGCACTGCAGCACCGCGGACAAGAGTCCGCGGGCATCGCTGTGAGCAACGGTTCCCAGATCCTCGTCTTCAAGGACATGGGCCTCGTTTCCCAGGTCTTCGACGAAACCTCCCTCGGTTCGCTCCAAGGTCATATCGCGGTCGGTCACGCCCGCTATTCGACCACCGGAGCCTCCGTCTGGGAGAACGCCCAGCCGACCTTCCGCGCGACCGCCCACGGCTCCATTGCCCTGGGTCACAACGGCAACCTGGTGAACACCGCCGAGCTTGCCGAAATGGTCGCCGACCTCCCCCGTCAGGACGGCCGCGCCACCCAGGTGGCGGCCACCAACGACACCGACCTCGTCACCGCCCTCCTCGCCGGCCAGACCGACGACGACGGCAAGCCCCTGACCATCGAGGAGTCGGCCGCCAAGGTCCTTCCTCAGGTCAAGGGCGCCTTCTCGCTCGTCTTCATGGACGAGGGGACCCTCTACACCGCCCGTGACCCGCAGGGCATCCGCCCGCTGGTCCTCGGCCGCCTGGAGCGCGGCTGGGTGGTCGCGAGTGAGACCGCCGCCCTCGACATCTGCGGCGCCAGCTTCGTCCGCGAGGTCGAACCGGGTGAGCTCATCGCGATCGACGAGAACGGCCTGCGCACCTCGCGCTTCGCGGAAGCGAAGCCCAAGGGCTGTGTCTTCGAGTACGTCTACCTGGCGCGCCCGGACACCGACATCGCCGGCCGCAACGTCTACCTCTCGCGCGTCGAGATGGGCCGGCGCCTCGCCAAGGAAGCCCCGGTCGACGCCGACCTGGTGATAGCGACGCCGGAATCCGGCACGCCCGCCGCCGTCGGATACGCCGAAGCCAGCGGGATCCCGTACGGATCCGGCCTGGTCAAGAACGCCTACGTCGGCCGGACCTTCATCCAGCCCTCGCAGACGATCCGCCAGCTCGGCATCCGCCTCAAGCTCAACCCCCTCAAGGAAGTCATCCGGGGCAAGCGCCTGGTGGTCGTCGACGACTCGATCGTCCGCGGCAACACCCAGCGCGCGCTCGTGAAGATGCTCCGCGAGGCCGGTGCGGCCGAGGTCCACATCCGGATCTCCTCCCCGCCGGTGAAGTGGCCGTGCTTCTTCGGCATCGACTTCGCCACCCGGGCCGAGCTGATCGCCAACGGCATGACGGTCGACGAGATCGCCACCTCGCTGGGCGCGGACTCGCTCTCGTACATCTCGCTCGACGCGATGGTCGAGGCGACCACCATCCAGAAGCCCAACCTCTGCCGTGCCTGCTTCGACGGCGAGTACCCGATGGAGCTGCCCGACCCGCAGCTCCTGGGCAAGCAGCTCCTGGAATCCGAGCTCGCGGGCGGTACCGACGCCGCCGACGCGCTCCGCCGCCCGTAG
- a CDS encoding putative leader peptide, producing the protein MQPLGDRAVTLVERRHVDLVRVASAICRRCA; encoded by the coding sequence ATGCAGCCCCTCGGTGACCGAGCCGTCACCCTCGTCGAGCGCCGGCACGTGGACCTGGTCCGTGTCGCGAGCGCCATCTGTCGTCGCTGCGCGTAG
- a CDS encoding sulfatase, protein MSSYESHLSRRAFGGAVGVGAAAAAVGLGDSPAAAAEDPSAGAGEREFRAARERRSRRPNILFILGDDLGWADLSSYGSPHIKTPNLDRLARQGVRFTDAYSGSATCSPTRFSLYTGRYPARTEGGLAEPIADRSVGLEPSHPTLASLLKEAGYSTALIGKWHAGYLPHFSPTRSGWEEFFGNFGGALEYYSKLGLGGEYDLYEGDAEYKDLRYYTKIITERASEYVSRDHHGKPWLLNLNFTTPHWPWIAEGDTAESAEIVRRIKAGDGRALWHQDGGSVEKYKQMVEDLDRSVGEVLKALKRSGQEDDTIVVFSSDNGGERFSYNWPLSGNKASLQEGGIRVPNILRWPARVDGGQVSRVPVFSPDWTATLLELAGTRPHRAYPLDGVSLAGYLLRGERIAERNLFWRVRGERALRRGNWKYYRGKSGRDQLFDLAGDVREQADKAAVEPARLAELRAAWEKTDAGLLPYPA, encoded by the coding sequence GTGTCTTCGTACGAATCCCACCTGTCCCGGCGTGCCTTCGGCGGTGCCGTCGGCGTGGGCGCCGCAGCCGCCGCGGTGGGGCTGGGCGACAGCCCCGCCGCCGCTGCCGAGGACCCCTCCGCGGGGGCCGGGGAGCGGGAGTTCCGGGCGGCCCGGGAGCGGCGGTCCCGGCGCCCGAACATCCTGTTCATCCTGGGCGACGACCTGGGCTGGGCCGACCTGTCCTCGTACGGCTCCCCGCACATCAAGACCCCGAACCTGGACCGTCTGGCCCGTCAGGGGGTGCGGTTCACCGACGCCTACTCGGGCTCCGCGACCTGCTCGCCGACCCGCTTCAGCCTGTACACGGGCCGGTATCCGGCGCGTACCGAGGGCGGGCTGGCCGAGCCGATCGCCGACAGGTCGGTGGGACTGGAGCCGTCCCATCCGACGCTGGCCTCGCTGCTGAAGGAGGCGGGGTACTCCACCGCGCTGATCGGCAAGTGGCACGCGGGCTACCTGCCGCACTTCAGCCCGACCAGGTCGGGCTGGGAGGAGTTCTTCGGGAACTTCGGCGGGGCCCTGGAGTACTACTCCAAGCTCGGTCTGGGCGGCGAGTACGACCTCTACGAGGGGGACGCCGAGTACAAGGACCTGCGCTACTACACGAAGATCATCACGGAGCGGGCGAGCGAGTACGTCTCCCGCGACCACCACGGCAAGCCGTGGCTGCTGAACCTGAACTTCACCACCCCCCACTGGCCGTGGATCGCCGAGGGGGACACGGCGGAGAGCGCCGAGATCGTCCGCCGGATCAAGGCGGGTGACGGTCGGGCGCTGTGGCACCAGGACGGCGGCTCGGTCGAGAAGTACAAGCAGATGGTCGAGGACCTGGACCGGTCGGTCGGCGAGGTGCTGAAGGCGCTGAAGCGCTCCGGGCAGGAGGACGACACGATCGTGGTGTTCTCCAGCGACAACGGCGGCGAGCGCTTCTCGTACAACTGGCCGCTGTCGGGCAACAAGGCCTCCCTCCAGGAGGGCGGGATCCGGGTGCCCAACATCCTGCGCTGGCCCGCCCGGGTGGACGGGGGCCAGGTCAGCCGGGTGCCGGTGTTCAGCCCCGACTGGACGGCCACGCTGCTGGAGCTGGCCGGGACCCGGCCGCACCGGGCGTACCCGCTGGACGGGGTGAGCCTGGCCGGATACCTGCTGCGGGGGGAGCGGATCGCCGAGCGGAACCTGTTCTGGCGGGTGCGCGGGGAGCGGGCGCTGCGCCGCGGGAACTGGAAGTACTACCGGGGCAAGTCAGGCCGCGACCAACTGTTCGACCTGGCCGGGGACGTCCGCGAGCAGGCCGACAAGGCGGCCGTGGAGCCGGCCCGGCTGGCGGAGCTGCGGGCGGCCTGGGAGAAGACGGACGCGGGGCTGCTGCCGTACCCGGCGTGA
- a CDS encoding META domain-containing protein: MRTLRHLAPGLALLAALALAGCQGGTPDTVLAPDGATARPPAVDAPLTATTWTVDAVDGTAAPADRAASFTLAPDGRVSGTLGCNRFSAPVTVTGPTLTIGPPTTTRMACEGPAGEQERALTALFAAGPLTWTIHGQALTLTAPDGKNLTAGAGSAAE; the protein is encoded by the coding sequence ATGCGTACCCTCAGGCACCTCGCCCCCGGCCTGGCCCTGCTCGCCGCGCTCGCCCTCGCCGGCTGCCAGGGCGGCACCCCCGACACCGTCCTCGCCCCGGACGGCGCCACCGCGCGGCCGCCCGCCGTGGACGCCCCGCTCACCGCGACCACCTGGACGGTCGACGCCGTCGACGGCACCGCCGCCCCGGCCGACCGGGCGGCGAGCTTCACCCTCGCCCCCGACGGCCGGGTGAGCGGCACCCTCGGCTGCAACCGCTTCAGCGCCCCGGTCACCGTCACCGGCCCCACCCTCACCATCGGCCCGCCGACCACCACGCGGATGGCCTGCGAGGGCCCGGCGGGAGAGCAGGAACGGGCCCTGACCGCGCTGTTCGCCGCCGGGCCCCTGACCTGGACCATCCACGGACAGGCCCTCACCCTGACCGCCCCCGACGGCAAGAACCTCACCGCCGGGGCCGGCTCCGCCGCCGAATGA
- a CDS encoding sterol carrier family protein has translation MPPAKKKPRAYDQAKIRTAVTAQFGHVAEAVRGLTPEQLARPSGLGEWSVAELAAHIAWIADSLAGGLARPPAAVPELSAVEWPFATASLAGKISEVARETLTGAPLPELYDRAAARMAEALERNTGSRVLDLWIGDMTLADFLVTRTVELVVHTDDLNRALPGLDVPVERQALAACTRLLADALAVKAPGGSVEVRIPPFAVVQCVEGPRHTRGTPPNVVETDPLTWVRLATGRTAWAQELDAARVSASGERADLAALLPLMV, from the coding sequence ATGCCGCCCGCGAAGAAGAAGCCGCGCGCCTACGACCAGGCGAAGATCCGTACGGCCGTCACCGCACAGTTCGGGCACGTCGCCGAAGCCGTACGGGGTCTGACCCCGGAGCAGCTCGCGCGGCCCAGCGGGCTCGGGGAGTGGAGCGTCGCCGAGCTCGCCGCCCACATCGCCTGGATCGCGGACTCGCTGGCCGGCGGCCTCGCCCGGCCGCCCGCCGCCGTCCCCGAGCTGAGCGCCGTCGAGTGGCCCTTCGCCACCGCCTCCCTCGCCGGGAAGATCAGCGAGGTCGCCCGCGAGACCCTCACCGGCGCCCCGCTGCCCGAGCTCTACGACCGGGCGGCCGCGCGGATGGCCGAGGCCCTGGAACGCAACACCGGCAGCCGGGTCCTCGACCTGTGGATCGGGGACATGACCCTCGCCGACTTCCTCGTCACCCGCACCGTGGAGCTGGTCGTCCACACCGACGACCTCAACCGGGCCCTGCCCGGACTGGACGTCCCCGTCGAGCGGCAGGCCCTCGCCGCCTGCACCCGGCTGCTCGCCGACGCCCTCGCGGTGAAGGCGCCCGGCGGCTCGGTGGAGGTGCGGATCCCGCCCTTCGCGGTCGTCCAGTGCGTCGAGGGCCCCCGGCACACCCGCGGCACCCCGCCCAACGTGGTGGAGACCGACCCGCTGACCTGGGTCCGGCTCGCCACGGGCCGGACCGCCTGGGCGCAGGAACTCGACGCCGCCAGGGTCAGCGCCAGCGGCGAGCGCGCCGACCTGGCCGCGCTGCTGCCCCTGATGGTCTGA
- a CDS encoding M23 family metallopeptidase: MPKPFHVLYRILLAVALLMIGTDLAVGLPFGMHWFWLCAGAGTLLSLAVGATAGRAPRTGEPPVELDPPVTGRWSALNSPADRTPSHGTHRLGQACAIDLVGEGEPGADRQRPPFAALWPPVRRNEDFPAYGAPLLAVADATVLRASDRRRDHLSRNSWPAALYQLLIEASVRDLGGAGAVLGNHLVLDLGDGRHALYAHLRRGSLAVRPGERVRAGQLLARCGNSGNSTEPHVHFQLMDGPDPDTARGLPFTWRGLGVPANGDVFDTDRTL; the protein is encoded by the coding sequence GTGCCCAAGCCGTTCCACGTCCTCTACCGGATCCTGCTGGCCGTGGCCCTGCTGATGATCGGGACCGACCTCGCCGTCGGACTGCCCTTCGGCATGCACTGGTTCTGGCTCTGCGCTGGCGCGGGAACGCTGCTCAGCCTCGCCGTCGGCGCCACGGCCGGCCGGGCCCCCCGCACCGGGGAACCCCCGGTCGAACTGGACCCGCCGGTCACCGGCCGCTGGTCCGCCCTCAACAGTCCCGCCGACAGGACCCCCAGCCACGGCACCCACCGCCTCGGCCAGGCCTGCGCCATCGACCTCGTCGGCGAGGGCGAACCCGGCGCGGACCGGCAGCGTCCGCCCTTCGCCGCGCTCTGGCCGCCGGTGCGCCGCAACGAGGACTTCCCCGCCTACGGCGCCCCGCTCCTCGCGGTGGCCGACGCCACCGTGCTCCGCGCGAGCGACCGCCGCCGCGACCACCTCAGCCGCAACTCCTGGCCCGCCGCCCTCTACCAGTTGCTGATCGAGGCCTCCGTGCGCGACCTCGGCGGAGCGGGCGCGGTCCTCGGCAACCACCTGGTCCTCGACCTCGGCGACGGCCGCCACGCCCTCTACGCCCACCTGCGCCGCGGCTCCCTCGCCGTCCGCCCGGGCGAGCGCGTACGGGCCGGGCAGCTCCTCGCGCGGTGCGGCAACTCCGGCAACTCCACCGAACCGCACGTCCACTTCCAGCTGATGGACGGCCCCGACCCGGACACCGCCCGCGGCCTCCCCTTCACCTGGCGCGGCCTCGGCGTGCCGGCCAACGGTGACGTGTTCGATACCGACCGAACGCTCTGA
- a CDS encoding ArsR/SmtB family transcription factor, which produces MDLEARVAELERRLDALEADPPPSPEPPEGDFWALEVWKERLAALGAETGGVLFTGAVTLPTGERYEWQQAAPTTDLLDDGTDRAGTADGADRAGRADANRTADSLAALGNPVRLRLLREILAGRRTAAELTALDGVGTSGQVYHHLRQLVAAGWLHTTGRGRHEVPGARVVPLLVLLSAATP; this is translated from the coding sequence ATGGACCTGGAAGCACGCGTCGCCGAACTCGAACGCAGGCTGGACGCGCTCGAAGCGGACCCGCCCCCCAGCCCGGAGCCCCCCGAAGGGGACTTCTGGGCCCTGGAAGTCTGGAAGGAAAGGCTCGCCGCCCTCGGCGCCGAGACCGGCGGCGTCCTGTTCACCGGCGCGGTCACCCTCCCCACCGGCGAGCGCTACGAATGGCAGCAGGCCGCCCCCACCACCGACCTCCTCGACGACGGGACCGACAGGGCCGGCACGGCGGACGGGGCCGACAGGGCCGGTAGGGCCGACGCCAACCGCACCGCCGACTCCTTGGCCGCACTCGGCAACCCCGTACGGCTGCGCCTGCTGCGCGAGATCCTGGCCGGCCGCCGCACCGCCGCCGAACTGACCGCCCTCGACGGGGTCGGCACGAGCGGCCAGGTCTACCACCACCTGCGCCAGCTGGTCGCCGCCGGCTGGCTGCACACGACCGGCCGGGGCCGCCACGAGGTTCCCGGCGCCCGGGTGGTTCCCCTCCTCGTCCTGCTGTCGGCCGCGACCCCGTGA
- the purL gene encoding phosphoribosylformylglycinamidine synthase subunit PurL: MSLDTVKNASETPDASQPWKELGLKEDEYARIREILGRRPTGAELAMYSVMWSEHCSYKSSKVHLKQFGEKVPQNDAMLVGIGENAGVVDVGQGYAVTFKVESHNHPSYIEPYQGAATGIGGIVRDILAMGARPVAVVDPLRFGAADHPDTKRVLPGVVAGIGGYGNCLGLPNIGGEVVFDACYQGNPLVNAGCIGVMKHEDIHLAKASGPGNKVILYGARTGGDGIGGVSVLASETFDDTKPTKRPAVQVGDPFQEKLLIECTLEIFKEKLVAGIQDLGGAGLSCATSELASAGSGGMRVELDTVPLRDATLSPEEILMSESQERMCAIVEPQYVDRFMEICEKWDVIATVIGEVTEGERLEIFWHGEQIVDVPPGTVAHEGPVYQRPYARPSWQDALQADDAGRLPRPQTSEELRAQVLALVSSPNQASKSWVTDQYDRFVQGNTVLSQPEDAGMVRIDEESNLGVAMSTDGNGRYAKLDPYAGAQLALAESYRNVAATGAKPLAISDCLNFGSPEDPDVMWQFAEACRGLADACLELGTPVTGGNVSLYNQTGEVAIHPTPVVAVLGVIDDVNRRTPMAFKEAGQLLYLLGDTAEEFGGSAWSQVVHDHLGGLPPKVDLGREKLLGEILISASRDGMIDAAHDLSDGGVIQALTESCLRGGNGARVVVPEGLDAFTFLFSESAGRAIVSVPRSEELRFTDMCGARGLPATRIGVVDGEEIEVQGEFSLPLAELREAHEATIPALLA; this comes from the coding sequence ATGAGCCTCGACACCGTCAAGAACGCCTCCGAGACCCCGGACGCCTCCCAGCCCTGGAAGGAACTCGGCCTCAAGGAGGACGAGTACGCCCGGATCCGCGAGATCCTCGGCCGCCGGCCCACCGGCGCCGAGCTCGCGATGTACTCCGTCATGTGGTCCGAGCACTGCTCCTACAAGAGCAGCAAGGTCCACCTGAAGCAGTTCGGCGAGAAGGTCCCGCAGAACGACGCCATGCTCGTGGGCATCGGCGAGAACGCCGGCGTCGTCGACGTGGGCCAGGGTTACGCGGTCACCTTCAAGGTCGAGTCGCACAACCACCCGAGCTACATCGAGCCCTACCAGGGCGCGGCCACCGGCATCGGCGGCATCGTCCGCGACATCCTCGCCATGGGCGCCCGCCCCGTCGCCGTCGTCGACCCGCTGCGCTTCGGCGCGGCCGACCACCCCGACACCAAGCGCGTCCTGCCGGGCGTCGTCGCGGGCATCGGCGGCTACGGCAACTGCCTGGGCCTGCCCAACATCGGCGGCGAGGTCGTCTTCGACGCCTGCTACCAGGGCAACCCGCTGGTCAACGCCGGCTGCATCGGCGTGATGAAACACGAGGACATCCACCTCGCCAAGGCCTCCGGCCCCGGCAACAAGGTCATCCTCTACGGCGCCCGCACGGGCGGCGACGGCATCGGCGGCGTCTCGGTCCTGGCGTCCGAGACCTTCGACGACACCAAGCCGACCAAGCGCCCCGCCGTCCAGGTCGGCGACCCCTTCCAGGAGAAGCTCCTCATCGAGTGCACCCTGGAGATCTTCAAGGAGAAGCTGGTCGCGGGCATCCAGGACCTCGGCGGCGCCGGGCTCTCCTGCGCCACGTCCGAGCTGGCCTCCGCCGGTTCCGGCGGCATGCGCGTCGAGCTGGACACCGTCCCGCTGCGCGACGCGACCCTCTCGCCCGAGGAAATCCTCATGAGCGAGTCGCAGGAGCGCATGTGCGCGATCGTCGAGCCGCAGTACGTCGACCGCTTCATGGAGATCTGCGAGAAGTGGGACGTCATCGCCACCGTCATCGGTGAGGTGACCGAGGGCGAGCGCCTGGAGATCTTCTGGCACGGCGAGCAGATCGTGGACGTGCCCCCGGGCACCGTCGCCCACGAGGGCCCCGTCTACCAGCGGCCGTACGCGCGCCCCTCCTGGCAGGACGCCCTCCAGGCGGACGACGCGGGCAGGCTGCCGCGGCCGCAGACCTCCGAGGAGCTGCGCGCGCAGGTCCTGGCGCTGGTCTCGTCCCCGAACCAGGCCTCGAAGTCCTGGGTCACCGACCAGTACGACCGCTTCGTGCAGGGCAACACGGTGCTCTCGCAGCCCGAGGACGCCGGCATGGTCCGCATCGACGAGGAGTCCAACCTCGGCGTGGCCATGTCCACCGACGGCAACGGCCGCTACGCCAAGCTCGACCCCTACGCGGGTGCGCAGCTGGCGCTGGCGGAGTCGTACCGCAACGTGGCCGCGACCGGTGCCAAGCCGCTCGCGATCTCCGACTGCCTGAACTTCGGTTCCCCCGAGGACCCGGACGTCATGTGGCAGTTCGCCGAGGCCTGCCGCGGTCTCGCGGACGCCTGCCTGGAGCTGGGCACCCCGGTGACCGGCGGCAACGTCTCGCTCTACAACCAGACCGGCGAGGTGGCGATCCACCCGACCCCGGTCGTGGCGGTCCTCGGCGTGATCGACGACGTCAACCGCCGGACGCCGATGGCGTTCAAGGAGGCCGGTCAGCTGCTGTACCTGCTCGGCGACACCGCCGAGGAGTTCGGCGGTTCCGCCTGGTCGCAGGTCGTCCACGACCACCTCGGCGGCCTGCCGCCCAAGGTGGACCTGGGCCGCGAGAAGCTGCTGGGCGAGATCCTGATCTCCGCCTCGCGCGACGGCATGATCGACGCCGCGCACGACCTGTCGGACGGCGGCGTCATCCAGGCGCTGACCGAGTCCTGCCTGCGCGGCGGCAACGGCGCCCGCGTCGTGGTGCCCGAGGGTCTGGACGCCTTCACCTTCCTCTTCTCCGAGTCCGCGGGCCGCGCCATCGTGTCGGTCCCGCGCAGCGAGGAGCTCCGCTTCACCGACATGTGCGGTGCGCGCGGTCTGCCCGCGACCCGCATCGGCGTGGTGGACGGCGAGGAGATCGAGGTCCAGGGCGAGTTCAGCCTCCCGCTGGCCGAGCTCCGCGAGGCCCACGAGGCGACGATCCCGGCCCTGCTGGCCTGA
- the purQ gene encoding phosphoribosylformylglycinamidine synthase subunit PurQ codes for MTTRIGVVTFPGTLDDRDSLRAVRLAGAEPVSLWHRDKDLHQVDAVVLAGGFSYGDYLRAGAISRFSPVMETIIEQAKGGMPVLGICNGFQVLTEAHLLPGAMLRNNHLHFICRDQKLRVENAETAWTGDYTAGQEIAVPLKNMDGRYTADERTLDELEAEGRVAFRYLDVNPNGSLRDIAGITNAAGNVVGLMPHPEHAVEPLIGTGRTDGLPFFTSVLKKLVSA; via the coding sequence GTGACCACTCGCATCGGTGTCGTCACGTTCCCCGGAACGCTCGACGACCGTGACTCGCTGCGCGCCGTCCGCCTCGCGGGGGCCGAGCCGGTCTCGCTCTGGCACCGCGACAAGGACCTCCACCAGGTCGACGCGGTCGTCCTCGCGGGCGGCTTCTCCTACGGGGACTACCTGCGCGCCGGAGCCATCTCCCGGTTCTCGCCGGTGATGGAGACCATCATCGAGCAGGCCAAGGGCGGCATGCCCGTCCTCGGCATCTGCAACGGCTTCCAGGTCCTCACCGAGGCCCACCTGCTGCCGGGGGCGATGCTCCGCAACAACCACCTCCACTTCATCTGCCGCGACCAGAAGCTGCGGGTGGAGAACGCGGAGACCGCGTGGACCGGCGACTACACCGCCGGCCAGGAGATCGCCGTACCGCTCAAGAACATGGACGGCCGCTACACCGCCGACGAGCGCACGCTCGACGAACTGGAGGCCGAAGGCCGCGTGGCCTTCCGGTACCTGGACGTGAACCCGAACGGTTCGCTGCGCGACATCGCCGGCATCACCAACGCCGCGGGCAACGTCGTCGGTCTGATGCCGCACCCCGAGCACGCGGTCGAGCCGCTGATCGGGACGGGCCGCACCGACGGCCTCCCGTTCTTCACGTCGGTCCTGAAGAAGCTGGTCAGCGCATGA
- the purS gene encoding phosphoribosylformylglycinamidine synthase subunit PurS: protein MPVARVVVDVMLKPEILDPQGQAVQRALPRLGFEGIADVRQGKRFELEVEGPVDQAALDRIHKMAETFLANTVIEDFTVKVEA from the coding sequence GTGCCAGTGGCACGCGTCGTAGTCGACGTCATGCTCAAGCCGGAGATCCTCGACCCCCAGGGCCAGGCGGTGCAGCGTGCACTGCCGCGCCTGGGCTTCGAGGGGATCGCCGACGTCCGCCAGGGGAAGCGCTTCGAGCTGGAAGTGGAGGGACCGGTCGACCAGGCCGCCCTCGACCGCATCCACAAGATGGCCGAAACGTTCCTCGCCAACACCGTCATCGAAGACTTCACCGTGAAGGTCGAGGCCTGA
- a CDS encoding Lsr2 family protein, with amino-acid sequence MAQRVVVTISDDIDGGEAAETVVFALDGKTYEIDLNVANAKKLRKGLAPFVAAGRRQSRSGKAFKHTSVAPDPAVVRAWARSNGHDVPPRGRIPKRVYAAYNEAH; translated from the coding sequence GTGGCGCAGCGCGTAGTAGTCACGATCTCCGACGACATCGACGGCGGAGAAGCGGCGGAAACGGTCGTGTTCGCTCTGGACGGTAAGACGTACGAGATCGACCTCAATGTGGCCAACGCAAAGAAACTGCGGAAGGGCCTGGCCCCCTTCGTGGCCGCGGGTCGCCGGCAGTCCCGTTCCGGCAAGGCGTTCAAGCACACGTCCGTCGCCCCCGACCCCGCGGTCGTCCGGGCCTGGGCCCGGTCCAACGGCCACGACGTGCCGCCCCGCGGGCGCATCCCGAAGCGCGTCTACGCGGCCTACAACGAAGCCCACTGA